The following proteins come from a genomic window of Nicotiana tomentosiformis chromosome 12, ASM39032v3, whole genome shotgun sequence:
- the LOC138903113 gene encoding uncharacterized protein, with protein sequence MVGEKVLLKVSPMKGIMSFRMKGKLSPMFIGPFEVLRQVGEVAYELALPPSLSGVHPVFHMSMLWKYHADKSHVLDYITVQLDESMGYKEEQVAIIDMQVHQLRSKKISAVTFNGGVN encoded by the coding sequence atggtgggcgagaaggttctcttgaaagtatcgccaatgaagggaatcatgagttTCAGgatgaagggcaagttgagcccaatgtttataggtccatttgaggtgttgagacaagttggggaggttgcttatgagcttgcgtTGCCTCCCagtttatcgggagttcatccagtattccatatgtctatgctctggaagtatcatgccgacaagtcgcatgtgttagactacatcacggttcagttagatgagagcatgGGTTATAAGGAGGAGCAAGTTGCCATTATTGACATGCAagttcaccagttgaggtccaagaagatttctgctgtaacgttcaatggaggggtcaactaG